The Pseudomonas sp. S06B 330 genome contains the following window.
GGCTTACTCATCCAGGCAACTTCCAGAAAACATGGACTGTCATACTACCGCAAGCAATAGCGGCTGACACACTGGCAGCCCTCGTAGCCGCTGCCATCAGGCTCATCGCGGTGTCAGAGTTGCGACTGCGTTGCAGTCGATCGCAGCCTCGTGCCTCGGCAGCGGCTACGGTACAGGCCCCGTATCCACTGCTGTGAAACGGCCGCAAAACCTGGCCACCGCGATGTGTTAGGTGCAATGAGGTGACCTTCTTGCGACTGCGCTGCAGTCGATCACTGCCTCGTGCCAGAACAGGCCTCCGTAGCCGCTGCCGCAAGGCTGCGATCGGGCGTGAAACGGCCGCAGAACCTGAGCACCGCGATGTGTCAGGTGCAACGCGGTGACCACCTTGCGACTGCTTTGCAGTCGATCGCAGCCTCGTGCCTCGGCAGCGGCTACGGCACAGGCCCCGTATCCACTGCTGTGAAACGGCCGCAAAACCTGGCCACCGCGATGTGGTAGGTGCAATGAGGTGACCTTCTTGCGACTGCGCTGCAGTCGATCACTGCCTCGTGCCAGAACAGGCCTCCGTAGCCGCTGCCGCAAGGCTGCGATCGGGCGTGAAACGGCCGCAGAACCTGAGCACCGCGATGTGTCAGGTGCAACGCGGTGACCACCTTGCGACTGCTTTGCAGTCGATCGCAGCCTCGTGCCTCGGCAGCGGCTACGGGGCTTAGAACGACAGCGGATAACTTACAATCAACCGCGTCTGATCAAAATCGCTGTTGAAACTGCGCCGGTTGGTGGCGTTGTTCACCCGGATGCTAAGGCTCTTGAACGTGCCACTCTGAAGGGTGTAACCGAGTTCGGTATCGCGCTCCCATTCCTTGCCATTGCTGCCCGCCTTGGTGGTGGCATTTTCACCGTGGCCATAGCGCACCATCGCCAATAACCCCGGTACGCCCATGGCGGCAAAGTTGTAGTCGTAACGCACCTGCCAGGAACGCTCATCGGCGTTACTGAAGTTACCGTTGAACATGTCGTTGCCCAAGGTCCGGCCACTGCTGCCATACACCGACATCCACTGGCTGTCACCACTGACTTTCTGCAACCCCAGGTACAGCGTGTGGCCGCCGGTCGCTGCCGACAGCAAGGCATAACCGGTGCGGCTCTGGATGTCTCCGATGCGCGCTTGGCCGTCTTCCTTGTCGATGAAGTAACCGAGGTTGGCGCCCAGTACCCAGTCGCCCACGGGCTGTTTGTGCAGCACGTTGAAGTAGCTTTGCTGATAAATATCTTCAAGCTGCGAATGCCACGCACCAATCAACGTGCGCTGCTGGTTGAAGCGGTACTCGGCACCAGCGTAGTTGAATCCGTCAGACGCCACCCCCGGCGCTGCCCAGGCCGAAAGGTCCTGCATGTCGGAGGAGTTGCGCAGGCTTACCTCTCGGTACTGACCGGCTTGCAGGCTCAGGTCTTCGATTTCCCGCGAGTCGAGCATGCCGCCGCGAAACGTCTGCGGCAGCAAGCGACCATCGTCATAACGCAGCAGTGGAATGTCCGGCAACAGCTCACCCACCTTGAGCTCAGTGGCCGAAATGCGCATCTTGGCCGCCAGGCCAGCGCGCCCGAAATTGTCTGCCGCACGCCCGTCGTCGTGCACCGGCAACAGTTCGGAGCCGCTGACGTCACGGCTGCTGTCCAGCTTCACGCCAAACATGGCAATAGCATCCAGGCCGAAACCGACGAGGCCCGGGGTATAACCCGAGCTGAACTTGAGCGTGAAGCCCTGGGCCCACTCTTCGACCTTGCTCTTGGCCGCACCCGGGTCGCGAAAATCCCGGTTGAAATAGTAATTGCGCAGCAACAGGTCAGTCTTGGCATCCTCGAAAAAACCGCCGTCTGCTGCCCAGGCGGGCAGGCTCAAACCCAAAGCCAAGGTCGCGGTGGCGACGGATCGCGCCAGGGTGCAAGGAGTGTGGATCATTATTATTGTTCTCCGCTTTTCATGGGCGCAGCCGCTCCCCGACAGGCCGCTCAGGGCCCGTCCATCAACCGCTGCGTAAATGCCCGGCAAGGCCGGGCGACACTCAGTGACTCAGCGCATCAGAAGGGATACTGACGCGGTGAATGCTGCACGCTGATCCAGTGATCACGGGTGAACTCATCAATCGCCCAATCGCCATTGAAACGCCCGAGTCCGGAATTTTTCTCTCCGCCAAACGGCGCATTGGCCTCATCGTTGACCGGAATGTCGTTGATATGCGTCATACCCGCTCGCACCTGGCGGGCAAAGCGCACCGCACGCTCCAGGTTGCTGCTGAACACCGCACTGGAGAGCCCGAACTCGCTGGCATTGGCCAGCTCCAGGGCATGGGCTTCGTCGCGCGCACGGATCAGCCCCACCAGCGGCCCGAAGATCTCGTTGCGGGCCAGGTCCATGTCGAGGGTGACCTCACCATACACATGCGGCGCCAACAGATTGCCGTCCACTCCACCCTCGTACAGCGGCTCGGCTCCTTCGCGACGGGCCAGGGCGATTTTCTCCTGCAAACCCTGCAGCTGACGCGCATTGATCACCGGGCCGATCACCGTTTCCTGCACATCCGGATCACCCACCGCCAGGCCCTTGACCCGCTCGACAAAGCGTTCGGCAAAAGCGTCGTAAAGACGGTTATCGACAATGATCCGGTTCACCGCCATGCAGATCTGCCCCTGGTGCAGAAACTTGCCGAACACCGCAGCATTCACCGCCTGCTCAAGGTCGGCATCATCCAGCACCACGAAGGGGCTGTTGCCACCCAATTCCAGGGCCACGTGTTTGAGGTGCTCACCGCCACTGGCGATACGGCCGATACCACGCCCCACCGGGGTCGACCCGGTAAAAGTGATCAGCGACGGCGTTTCATGTTCGACAAAGGCATCGCCGATCTCGCTGCCCGCACCGACCACCACACTGAGCACGCCTGCTGGTAGTCCGGCCTCTTCGAAAATTCGCGCCAACAGCAGCCCACCGCATACCGGCGTGTCGCTGGCAGGCTTGACCACTACGGCATTGCCCAGCGCCAAGGCCGGGGCAATCGAGCGTTGGGTCAGGTGCAGAGGGAAGTTCCACGGACTGATGACCCCGACTACGCCCAATGCACTGCGATACACGCGGCTTTCCTTACCCGGCACATTGGATTCGACAATGCGCCCGTGCACTCGCGAGGGGAAGGAAGCCGACTCCAGCGCAATCGCCCGCGCCGCGCCCCACTCCAGCTGTGCCTTGAGCCGGGTGCTGCCGGACTCGCGAATGATCCAGTCGATGATTTCCTCGCGGCGCCGGTCGAACACCGCCACCACCTGATGCAACACGGCCGCGCGCGCCGAGGGGCCAAGCGCGGCCCATTGCGGTTGGGCTCGAGCCGCTTCACGGTAGGCGGCGTCTAAGTCAACACGGCTTGCCTGAGGTATCTCCAGCAGCAGCGCATGATTGAACGGGTTGCTCACTCGCAGGGTTTTACCGGCCGTGCCGGCACGCCATTGGCCAGCAATCGGCTGCAGGTGAAGCTCACTGTAACGCGGGCAGGTATCGAACATGGAACACTCCTTGGACAGGGTCATTTCAAACAGTGGGTTTACTGGCGGCTTCAGGCTCGCAAGCCTGCTGTGGCGCACGCACCTGAATACAGACAATGGCCAGCGCGCCAATCACTCCCGGTAGAGCGAAGGCAAGGAAGTTCTGCTGGAAAGGCAGCTCCAGGGACAGCAGGCTGCCACCGAGCATGGGACCGGCAATCGCCCCCAGGCGGCCGACACCCGCCGCCCAGCCGAGCCCGGTGGAACGGATGTGCGCGGGATAGGCTATCGAGGCATAGGCATGAATGACCGCCAGCGTGCCAATGGTGGTGGCACCGGCGATCAACAGCAGCAGGTTGAGCAGCACAGGGCCTGGCTTGAACCCCAAGGCCGCCAGCGACAACGCCGCTAGCACAAAGAACAGCGCCAGGGTGCGTTGCACGCCAAGACGGTCGGCGAGCCAGCCGCCGAACAGCGCCCCCACCGTGGCGCCAATGTTCAGCGTCACCAGAAATGCAAGGCTTGAGCCCAGCGCGTAACCGCCGTGAGCCATCAGTTTGGGCAGCCAGGTGTTGAGCCCGTAACTCATCAGCATGCACATGGCAAAGGCCACCCACAACAGCACGGTTGCCAAGGCTCGGCCCTTGCTGAACAACTGAGGTAAACGAGCGGCCTGAACCTGTTTGTCGCTGCGGGGCAGACTCAAAGCCGTGCCTGGACGAAAGCCCGGATCGACCTTAACCAGCAGTTGATCCAGCTCGGCGCGGCGCCCCTTCAGTTCCAGAAACGCTGCAGACTCAGGCAGGTAGCGAAGCATGAACGGCACCGCCAGCACCGGCAGCACCGCGACGTAGAACACCGCCTGCCAGCCCCACTGGGGGATCACCGCAATCGCCAGCAAGGCCGAGAGCACCGCCCCCACCGAGTAGAAGCTGGACATCACAGTAATCATGGTGCTGCGTCGACCCTGGGGGGCGAATTCGCTGATCAGGTTGACGGCACTGGGCACCAGCGCGCCAAGGGCCAACCCGGTCACCAACCGGCAGGCACCAAGCTCTATCGGTGTGCTCGCGTGCCCGGTCATGAAGGCCGCCAGGCTGGCCATCAGCGTGGTGACAATAATCAGCTTGCGTCGACCGAAGCGATCCGCCAGTGGCGCAAGCAAGGTGCCGCCAAAGAGCATGCCGAACAGCGCGCAGCTACCCAACGTGCCGGCTTCCAGCGCACTCAGTTGCCACTCCTGCATCAGGCGCGGCACCACCGAGCCGTAGATCACCATGTCATAGCCATCGAACAGCATGATGAAACAGCCCCACAGCAGAATCAGCAGATGGGTGCGATTGAAGGGTGCAGCGTCGATCACTTCACTGACGGAAGTCGTGTTCATAGCCACCTCTATTTTTTATTGTTGTGTTGGCGCGGGCTTGCGCCGCCATTGCGGCTTAGGGCTCGATGGTGTGTGTTGGCACCTCAATCAGCACGGGCCGATTACCCGCCAACGCC
Protein-coding sequences here:
- a CDS encoding OprD family porin — encoded protein: MIHTPCTLARSVATATLALGLSLPAWAADGGFFEDAKTDLLLRNYYFNRDFRDPGAAKSKVEEWAQGFTLKFSSGYTPGLVGFGLDAIAMFGVKLDSSRDVSGSELLPVHDDGRAADNFGRAGLAAKMRISATELKVGELLPDIPLLRYDDGRLLPQTFRGGMLDSREIEDLSLQAGQYREVSLRNSSDMQDLSAWAAPGVASDGFNYAGAEYRFNQQRTLIGAWHSQLEDIYQQSYFNVLHKQPVGDWVLGANLGYFIDKEDGQARIGDIQSRTGYALLSAATGGHTLYLGLQKVSGDSQWMSVYGSSGRTLGNDMFNGNFSNADERSWQVRYDYNFAAMGVPGLLAMVRYGHGENATTKAGSNGKEWERDTELGYTLQSGTFKSLSIRVNNATNRRSFNSDFDQTRLIVSYPLSF
- a CDS encoding aldehyde dehydrogenase family protein, translated to MFDTCPRYSELHLQPIAGQWRAGTAGKTLRVSNPFNHALLLEIPQASRVDLDAAYREAARAQPQWAALGPSARAAVLHQVVAVFDRRREEIIDWIIRESGSTRLKAQLEWGAARAIALESASFPSRVHGRIVESNVPGKESRVYRSALGVVGVISPWNFPLHLTQRSIAPALALGNAVVVKPASDTPVCGGLLLARIFEEAGLPAGVLSVVVGAGSEIGDAFVEHETPSLITFTGSTPVGRGIGRIASGGEHLKHVALELGGNSPFVVLDDADLEQAVNAAVFGKFLHQGQICMAVNRIIVDNRLYDAFAERFVERVKGLAVGDPDVQETVIGPVINARQLQGLQEKIALARREGAEPLYEGGVDGNLLAPHVYGEVTLDMDLARNEIFGPLVGLIRARDEAHALELANASEFGLSSAVFSSNLERAVRFARQVRAGMTHINDIPVNDEANAPFGGEKNSGLGRFNGDWAIDEFTRDHWISVQHSPRQYPF
- a CDS encoding MFS transporter → MNTTSVSEVIDAAPFNRTHLLILLWGCFIMLFDGYDMVIYGSVVPRLMQEWQLSALEAGTLGSCALFGMLFGGTLLAPLADRFGRRKLIIVTTLMASLAAFMTGHASTPIELGACRLVTGLALGALVPSAVNLISEFAPQGRRSTMITVMSSFYSVGAVLSALLAIAVIPQWGWQAVFYVAVLPVLAVPFMLRYLPESAAFLELKGRRAELDQLLVKVDPGFRPGTALSLPRSDKQVQAARLPQLFSKGRALATVLLWVAFAMCMLMSYGLNTWLPKLMAHGGYALGSSLAFLVTLNIGATVGALFGGWLADRLGVQRTLALFFVLAALSLAALGFKPGPVLLNLLLLIAGATTIGTLAVIHAYASIAYPAHIRSTGLGWAAGVGRLGAIAGPMLGGSLLSLELPFQQNFLAFALPGVIGALAIVCIQVRAPQQACEPEAASKPTV